A region of Pseudomonas marginalis DNA encodes the following proteins:
- the zipA gene encoding cell division protein ZipA: MEIGLREWLIVIGIIVIAGILFDGWRRMRGGKGKLKFRLDRNLSNLPDDDGSAELLGPPRVLDTHKEPQLDEHDLPSMSAPLREAREPSSKRGKRASAAAAEPHQGDLNLDVDEGPSFSSRDDDFPDENAGKNAPRQSVNDQPAAEEVLVISVICRDAAGFKGPALLQNILESGLRFGEMDIFHRHESMAGNGEVLFSMANAVKPGTFDLDDIDLFSTPAVSFFLGLPGPRHPKQAFDVMVAAARKLSQELNGELKDDQRSVLTAQTIEHYRQRIVEFERRALTQKR, encoded by the coding sequence ATGGAAATCGGTCTGCGCGAGTGGCTGATCGTCATCGGCATCATTGTCATTGCCGGTATTCTTTTTGATGGCTGGCGCCGCATGCGCGGTGGCAAGGGCAAGCTCAAATTCCGTCTGGACCGCAACCTGTCCAACTTGCCCGACGACGACGGCAGCGCCGAGCTGCTGGGGCCGCCCCGTGTGCTGGATACCCATAAGGAACCGCAACTGGACGAGCATGACCTGCCGTCGATGAGTGCGCCGCTGCGTGAAGCCCGCGAGCCGTCCTCCAAGCGTGGCAAACGCGCCAGTGCAGCCGCTGCCGAACCGCATCAGGGTGACCTGAACCTCGATGTCGATGAAGGCCCGAGCTTCAGCAGCCGTGATGACGATTTCCCGGATGAAAACGCCGGCAAGAATGCGCCGCGCCAATCGGTCAACGATCAGCCTGCCGCTGAAGAAGTGCTGGTGATCAGCGTGATCTGCCGCGACGCCGCCGGCTTCAAGGGCCCGGCCCTGTTGCAGAACATCCTCGAAAGCGGCCTGCGCTTTGGCGAGATGGATATTTTCCACCGCCACGAAAGCATGGCCGGCAACGGCGAAGTGCTGTTCTCCATGGCCAACGCGGTCAAGCCAGGCACTTTCGACCTGGACGACATCGACCTGTTCAGCACCCCTGCGGTGAGCTTCTTCCTCGGTCTCCCGGGCCCGCGTCACCCGAAGCAAGCGTTCGACGTGATGGTGGCCGCTGCCCGCAAGCTGTCCCAGGAACTCAACGGCGAGCTCAAGGATGACCAACGCAGCGTCCTGACCGCCCAGACCATCGAACACTACCGTCAGCGCATCGTCGAGTTCGAGCGTCGCGCCCTGACACAGAAACGCTGA
- the smc gene encoding chromosome segregation protein SMC — translation MRLKCIKLAGFKSFVDPTTVNFPSNMAAVVGPNGCGKSNIIDAVRWVMGESSAKNLRGESMTDVIFNGSTSRKPVSQASIELVFDNSDGTLVGEYAAYAEISIRRKVTRDSQNSYFLNGTKCRRRDITDIFLGTGLGPRSYSIIEQGMISKLIEAKPEDLRNFIEEAAGISKYKERRRETENRIRRTHENLARLTDLREELERQLERLHRQAQAAEKYQEYKGEERQLKAQLSALRWQALNDQVGQREAIIGTQEISFEALVAEQRNADAAIERLRDGHHDLSERFNLVQGRFYSVGGDIARVEQSIQHGQQRLRQLQDDLKEAERARLETESHLGHDRTLLLTLGEELDMLTPEQEITNAAAEEAAAALEESETTMHGWQEQWDAFNLQSAEPRRQAEVQQSRIQQLETSMERLAERQRRLQEERVLLAADPEDAAIMELSEQLAESEMTLEELEASEEQQVERLEQLRQQLQQATQAQQQAQGDLQRLNGRLASLEALQQAALDPGTGTAEWLRDQHLAERPRLAEGLKVEAGWELAVETVLGADLQAVLVDDFGGFDLAGFAQGDLRLLSPAADGTRVPGSLLDKVEAAIDLSPWLGQVRPVDSLEQALARRGQLAGGESLISRDGYWVGRHFLRVRRASEAESGVLARGQEIVNLIAEREEREATLESLETELQTLRATQRQQETGREHLRRLLQDEARQQGELKAQLSASKAKAEQLTLRRTRLDEEVAEMGEQRALEHEQIGEARLQLQEALDSMALDTEQRELLLAQRDSLRERLDRVRQEARQHKDHAHQLAVRLGSLKAQHNSTAQALERLEMQSERLTEKREQLSLNLEEGEAPLEELRLKLEELLDKRMTVDEELKTAQIALEDADRELRDAEKRRTQAEQQSQLIRGQLEQQRMEWQALTVRRKALQDQLLEDGYDLHGVLNTLTAQASEKEAEEELERIAARIQRLGAINLAAIDEYQQQSERKRYLDAQDADLVEALDTLENVIRKIDKETRNRFKDTFDQINGGLQALFPKVFGGGSAYLELTGEDLLDTGVTIMARPPGKKNSTIHLLSGGEKALTALALVFAIFKLNPAPFCMLDEVDAPLDDANVGRYARLVKEMSQTVQFIYITHNKIAMEMADQLMGVTMHEPGCSRLVAVDVEEAMAMVES, via the coding sequence GTGCGGCTCAAGTGCATCAAACTGGCGGGGTTCAAATCCTTCGTCGACCCGACCACGGTGAACTTCCCCAGTAACATGGCGGCAGTGGTCGGGCCCAATGGCTGCGGCAAGTCGAACATCATCGACGCCGTACGCTGGGTGATGGGCGAGAGCTCGGCAAAAAACCTGCGTGGCGAGTCGATGACCGACGTCATCTTCAACGGCTCCACCAGCCGCAAGCCGGTGAGCCAGGCCAGCATCGAACTGGTGTTCGACAACTCCGACGGCACCCTGGTCGGCGAATACGCGGCCTATGCGGAAATCTCCATCCGCCGCAAGGTCACGCGCGACAGCCAGAACAGTTACTTCCTCAACGGCACCAAGTGCCGACGCCGGGACATTACCGACATCTTCCTCGGTACCGGCCTGGGCCCGCGCAGCTATTCGATCATCGAACAGGGCATGATCTCCAAGCTGATCGAAGCCAAGCCCGAAGACCTGCGCAACTTTATCGAGGAGGCGGCCGGCATCTCCAAGTACAAGGAGCGCCGCCGCGAGACTGAAAACCGTATCCGCCGCACCCATGAAAACCTCGCCCGCCTCACCGACCTGCGCGAAGAGCTGGAGCGCCAGTTGGAGCGCCTGCACCGCCAGGCCCAGGCGGCCGAGAAGTATCAGGAATACAAGGGCGAAGAGCGCCAGCTCAAGGCGCAACTGTCGGCCCTGCGCTGGCAGGCGTTGAACGATCAGGTGGGCCAGCGCGAAGCGATCATCGGCACCCAGGAAATCAGCTTTGAAGCGCTGGTGGCCGAACAGCGCAATGCCGACGCCGCCATCGAGCGCCTGCGCGACGGGCACCATGACCTGTCCGAGCGCTTCAATCTGGTGCAGGGCCGTTTCTATTCGGTGGGCGGTGATATTGCCCGGGTCGAGCAAAGCATCCAGCACGGCCAGCAGCGCCTGCGTCAGTTGCAGGATGATCTGAAGGAAGCCGAACGCGCGCGCCTGGAGACCGAATCGCACCTGGGCCACGACCGCACCTTGCTGCTGACGTTGGGCGAAGAGCTGGACATGCTCACCCCCGAGCAGGAAATCACCAACGCCGCCGCCGAAGAGGCCGCCGCTGCGCTGGAAGAATCCGAAACCACCATGCACGGCTGGCAGGAGCAGTGGGACGCCTTCAACCTGCAATCCGCCGAACCGCGGCGCCAGGCCGAGGTGCAGCAGTCGCGCATCCAGCAACTGGAAACCAGCATGGAGCGCCTGGCCGAGCGCCAGCGTCGCCTGCAGGAAGAGCGCGTGCTGCTTGCCGCTGACCCGGAAGACGCGGCGATCATGGAGCTCAGCGAGCAACTGGCCGAAAGCGAAATGACGCTGGAGGAGCTGGAAGCCAGCGAAGAACAACAAGTGGAGCGCCTGGAGCAATTGCGTCAGCAACTGCAACAGGCGACCCAGGCCCAGCAGCAGGCCCAGGGCGATTTGCAGCGGCTCAATGGCCGGCTGGCGTCCCTTGAAGCCTTGCAGCAAGCGGCGTTGGACCCAGGCACCGGCACCGCCGAATGGCTGCGTGATCAGCACCTGGCCGAGCGTCCGCGCTTGGCCGAAGGCTTGAAAGTTGAAGCCGGTTGGGAGCTGGCCGTAGAGACCGTTTTAGGCGCCGACCTGCAAGCCGTGCTGGTGGATGATTTCGGCGGCTTCGACCTGGCCGGTTTTGCCCAGGGTGATCTGCGTCTGCTCAGCCCCGCCGCTGATGGCACGCGAGTGCCGGGCAGCCTGCTGGATAAGGTCGAGGCGGCGATTGACCTGTCGCCGTGGCTGGGCCAGGTCAGGCCGGTGGATTCCCTGGAGCAGGCCCTGGCCCGGCGTGGTCAACTGGCTGGCGGCGAAAGCCTGATCAGCCGCGACGGTTACTGGGTCGGCCGCCACTTCCTGCGGGTGCGCCGTGCCAGTGAAGCGGAAAGCGGCGTTCTGGCCCGTGGCCAGGAAATCGTCAACTTGATCGCCGAGCGTGAAGAGCGCGAAGCTACCTTGGAAAGCCTCGAAACCGAACTGCAAACCCTGCGCGCCACCCAGCGCCAGCAAGAGACCGGCCGCGAACACCTGCGCCGCCTGTTGCAGGACGAAGCGCGCCAGCAAGGCGAATTGAAAGCGCAGCTCTCCGCGAGCAAAGCCAAGGCCGAGCAACTGACCCTGCGCCGTACCCGTCTCGATGAGGAAGTGGCCGAGATGGGCGAGCAGCGCGCCCTGGAACACGAGCAGATCGGCGAAGCGCGCCTGCAATTGCAGGAAGCCCTCGACAGCATGGCCCTGGACACCGAGCAGCGCGAATTGCTGCTGGCCCAGCGTGACAGCCTGCGCGAGCGCCTTGATCGTGTGCGCCAGGAAGCCCGCCAGCACAAGGACCACGCCCATCAGTTGGCCGTGCGCCTGGGTTCGCTCAAGGCCCAGCACAATTCCACAGCCCAGGCCCTTGAGCGCCTGGAGATGCAGTCCGAACGCCTGACCGAAAAACGCGAGCAACTGAGCCTCAACCTGGAGGAGGGCGAAGCGCCGCTGGAAGAGCTGCGCCTCAAGCTTGAAGAGTTGCTCGACAAGCGCATGACCGTCGACGAAGAACTCAAGACCGCACAGATCGCCCTGGAAGACGCCGACCGCGAATTGCGCGACGCAGAAAAACGCCGGACCCAGGCCGAGCAGCAATCCCAGCTGATTCGCGGCCAGCTCGAGCAACAGCGCATGGAATGGCAAGCCCTGACCGTGCGCCGCAAGGCCCTGCAAGACCAATTGCTCGAAGACGGCTACGACTTGCACGGTGTGCTCAATACCTTGACCGCCCAGGCCAGCGAGAAAGAAGCCGAGGAAGAACTTGAACGGATTGCCGCACGTATCCAGCGACTGGGCGCGATCAACCTCGCGGCCATCGATGAATACCAGCAGCAGTCCGAGCGCAAACGTTATCTGGATGCCCAGGACGCCGACCTGGTGGAAGCCCTGGACACCCTGGAAAACGTAATCCGCAAGATCGACAAGGAAACCCGTAATCGCTTCAAAGATACCTTTGATCAGATTAATGGCGGTTTACAGGCGTTATTCCCGAAAGTTTTCGGTGGTGGCAGCGCTTACTTGGAACTGACGGGCGAAGATCTACTCGATACAGGGGTAACGATCATGGCGCGGCCTCCGGGCAAGAAGAACAGCACCATCCATTTGTTGTCCGGCGGCGAAAAAGCCCTGACCGCATTGGCCCTGGTGTTTGCCATCTTCAAGTTGAACCCGGCGCCGTTCTGCATGCTCGATGAAGTTGATGCACCATTGGATGACGCTAACGTTGGACGCTATGCGCGACTGGTCAAGGAGATGTCCCAGACGGTGCAGTTCATCTATATCACCCACAACAAGATCGCCATGGAAATGGCTGATCAGTTGATGGGGGTGACAATGCATGAACCGGGTTGTTCACGTTTGGTCGCGGTGGATGTCGAAGAAGCGATGGCGATGGTGGAATCCTGA
- a CDS encoding GntR family transcriptional regulator: MTFKAPDSLAEQIAHHLAERIIRGDLKPGERIQEQKVTLALNVSRGSVREALLILERRHLIAILPRRGAHVTELTAHKVQSLCTLMSELYILLGNAVAQGWQTQADMAPFVQIQQRLVSNFERQDIRAFVEECFNVMRAAYPFANNPYLQETVENLQPAMNRAYYLALDQRKASMSEYLALFEQLLAAVLARDLEQIRQVLSAYCQRSSSLVIAALADA; this comes from the coding sequence ATGACGTTCAAGGCGCCGGACAGTCTCGCCGAGCAAATCGCTCACCACCTCGCCGAACGTATCATTCGCGGCGATCTCAAGCCTGGGGAGCGGATCCAGGAACAGAAAGTCACGCTGGCGCTGAATGTCAGCCGTGGCTCCGTGCGTGAAGCTTTACTGATCCTCGAACGCCGCCACCTGATCGCGATCCTGCCGCGCCGTGGCGCCCACGTGACCGAGCTCACGGCGCACAAGGTGCAGAGCCTGTGCACGCTGATGAGCGAGTTGTATATCCTGCTTGGCAATGCGGTCGCCCAGGGCTGGCAGACCCAGGCCGACATGGCGCCGTTCGTCCAGATCCAGCAGCGCCTGGTGAGCAATTTCGAGCGCCAGGACATCCGCGCCTTTGTCGAAGAATGCTTCAATGTGATGCGCGCCGCGTACCCCTTTGCCAACAACCCGTATTTGCAGGAAACCGTCGAAAACCTGCAGCCGGCGATGAACCGTGCCTATTACCTGGCCCTGGATCAGCGCAAGGCGTCCATGAGCGAGTACCTGGCGCTGTTCGAGCAACTGCTCGCCGCCGTACTCGCCCGTGACCTGGAGCAGATCCGCCAGGTGCTGTCGGCCTACTGCCAGCGCAGTAGCTCGCTGGTCATCGCTGCGTTGGCGGACGCCTAA
- the xdhA gene encoding xanthine dehydrogenase small subunit produces MIQFLLNQELRSEHALDPNLTVLNYLREHVGKPGTKEGCASGDCGACTVVVGELHTDPQGVEQIRYRSLNSCLTFVSSLHGKQLISVEDLKHQGQLHSVQRAMVECHGSQCGFCTPGFVMSLFALQKNSDAPDSQKAHEALAGNLCRCTGYRPILAAAEQACCNKPADQFDSRQAETIARLKAIAPTQTGELNSGDKRCLVPLTVADLADLYDAYPQARLLAGGTDLALEVTQFHRTLPVMIYVGNIEEMKRIEDFDDRLEIGAATALSDCYTVLHHEYPDFGDLLHRFASLQIRNQGTLGGNIGNASPIGDSPPLLIALGAQIVLCKGNTRRTLALEDYFIDYRVTARQDSEFIEKIIVPKGHALFRAYKVSKRLDDDISAVCAAFNLKIDNGVISDARVAFGGMAATPKRAKNCEAVLVGATWNAATVEKACAALAEDFTPLSDFRASKEYRLLSARNLLRKYFIELQTPHIETRVTAYV; encoded by the coding sequence GTGATCCAGTTTTTACTTAACCAGGAACTCCGTAGCGAGCACGCCCTGGACCCCAACCTGACCGTGCTCAACTATCTGCGCGAGCATGTGGGCAAACCCGGTACCAAGGAAGGCTGCGCCAGCGGCGACTGCGGTGCGTGCACGGTGGTGGTCGGCGAGTTGCACACCGACCCTCAGGGCGTTGAGCAGATCCGTTATCGCAGCCTCAATTCCTGCCTGACATTTGTATCGTCGCTGCACGGCAAGCAATTGATCAGCGTCGAAGACCTCAAGCACCAGGGCCAACTGCACAGCGTGCAACGGGCCATGGTGGAGTGCCACGGTTCGCAATGCGGCTTTTGCACCCCCGGGTTTGTGATGTCGTTGTTCGCCCTGCAAAAGAACAGCGACGCCCCCGACAGCCAGAAGGCCCACGAAGCCCTGGCCGGCAACCTGTGCCGCTGCACCGGCTATCGGCCGATCCTGGCCGCCGCCGAACAGGCCTGCTGCAACAAACCGGCGGACCAGTTCGACAGCCGCCAGGCCGAGACCATCGCCCGCCTCAAAGCCATCGCGCCGACCCAAACCGGTGAACTCAACAGCGGCGACAAACGCTGCCTGGTGCCCCTCACCGTTGCCGACCTGGCCGACCTCTACGACGCCTACCCGCAAGCCCGCCTGCTTGCCGGCGGTACCGACCTGGCGCTGGAAGTCACCCAGTTCCACCGCACCCTGCCGGTGATGATCTATGTCGGCAATATTGAAGAGATGAAGCGCATCGAGGACTTCGACGACCGCCTGGAAATCGGCGCCGCCACTGCCCTCTCCGACTGCTACACCGTGCTGCACCACGAATACCCGGATTTCGGCGACCTGCTGCACCGCTTCGCTTCCCTGCAAATTCGTAACCAGGGCACCCTGGGCGGCAATATCGGCAACGCTTCGCCCATTGGCGATTCGCCGCCGCTGTTGATCGCTCTCGGCGCGCAGATCGTGCTGTGCAAAGGCAACACGCGCCGTACGTTGGCCCTGGAAGACTACTTCATCGACTACCGTGTGACGGCGCGCCAGGACAGCGAGTTCATCGAGAAAATCATCGTACCCAAGGGCCACGCGCTGTTCCGTGCCTACAAGGTTTCCAAGCGCCTGGACGATGATATTTCCGCCGTCTGCGCTGCATTCAACCTGAAGATCGACAACGGTGTGATCAGTGATGCCCGCGTCGCGTTCGGCGGCATGGCCGCCACGCCAAAACGCGCGAAAAACTGCGAAGCCGTGTTAGTCGGTGCCACCTGGAACGCCGCCACCGTCGAGAAAGCCTGCGCTGCCCTGGCCGAGGATTTCACCCCGCTGTCGGACTTCCGCGCCAGCAAGGAATACCGCCTGCTCAGCGCCCGGAACCTGCTGCGCAAATACTTCATCGAACTGCAAACGCCGCACATCGAGACTCGGGTGACCGCTTATGTCTAA
- the ligA gene encoding NAD-dependent DNA ligase LigA produces the protein MTAAHTRILELRAELDQHNYRYHVLDEPSIPDAEYDRLFHELKALEAEHPDLVTRDSPTQRVGSAALSAFTQVRHEIPMLSLGNAFDETTMLEFDRRVTEGLDLPVGDLFSGGTAVEYSCEPKLDGLAVSLLYQDGELVRGATRGDGTTGEDISVNVRTVRNIPLKLHGSGWPATLEVRGEVFMSKAGFERLNASQLELGGKTFANPRNAAAGSLRQLDSKITASRPLEFCCYGIGQVTGDISDTHIGNLKQLQKWGMPISHELKLAKGIQECLDYYRDIGERRNSLPYEIDGVVFKVNSIASQRELGFRAREPRWAIAHKFPAMEELTELLDVEFQVGRTGAVTPVARLKPVKVAGVTVSNATLHNMDEVARLGLMIGDTVIIRRAGDVIPQVVSVVTERRPEHARAVQIPESCPVCGSHVERTQLVKRSKGKETVSEGAVYRCVGRLACGAQLKQAIIHFVSRRAMDIDGLGDKTIEQLVDEKLIGSPADLYKLKYEQIIDLEGFADISSKKLITAIENSKTPTLARFIYALGIPDVGEETAKVLARSLASLERVQKALPEVLTYLPDVGLEVAHEIHSFFEDSHNQEVIGALLSPDECGLQLQDQGELSAEFAASTTLGGFLDKLHVPSVGPGAAQKLADKFGSLEGVIKADWLDMRQALPEKQAKAVRDFFDNPDNASRAVAIEQQLKDFGMHWQSEKKVVEGLPEAGHTWVLTGSLELMSRDVAKDKLESLGAKVAGSVSAKTHCVVAGPGAGSKLAKASELGLKVLDEEAFVAFLAKHNISV, from the coding sequence ATGACCGCCGCCCACACCCGCATCCTCGAACTGCGCGCTGAACTGGATCAGCACAACTACCGTTACCACGTGCTCGATGAGCCGAGCATTCCGGACGCCGAGTACGACCGGCTGTTCCACGAGCTCAAGGCCCTGGAGGCCGAGCATCCGGACCTGGTGACGCGGGATTCGCCGACGCAGCGGGTCGGCAGTGCGGCGTTGTCAGCCTTTACCCAGGTACGCCATGAGATCCCGATGCTCAGCCTGGGCAACGCGTTTGATGAAACCACCATGCTCGAGTTCGATCGCCGGGTCACCGAGGGTCTTGACCTGCCGGTGGGCGACCTGTTTAGCGGTGGCACAGCGGTGGAATACAGTTGCGAGCCGAAGCTGGATGGCCTCGCGGTCAGCCTGCTTTATCAGGATGGCGAGTTGGTACGCGGCGCCACCCGAGGTGACGGCACCACTGGCGAGGACATCAGCGTCAACGTGCGTACCGTGCGCAATATCCCCTTGAAACTGCATGGCAGCGGCTGGCCGGCGACCCTGGAAGTGCGCGGCGAAGTGTTCATGTCCAAGGCCGGTTTCGAGCGGCTCAACGCCTCGCAACTGGAACTCGGCGGCAAGACCTTCGCCAACCCGCGTAATGCGGCGGCGGGCAGCTTGCGTCAGCTGGATTCGAAGATCACCGCCAGTCGTCCGCTGGAGTTCTGCTGCTACGGCATCGGCCAGGTGACCGGGGATATCAGCGACACCCATATCGGTAACTTGAAGCAACTGCAGAAGTGGGGCATGCCCATCAGCCATGAGCTGAAACTGGCCAAGGGCATCCAGGAGTGCTTGGACTATTACCGCGATATCGGCGAGCGACGTAACAGCCTGCCCTATGAAATCGACGGCGTGGTGTTCAAGGTCAACAGCATCGCCTCCCAGCGTGAACTGGGCTTTCGCGCCCGCGAACCGCGCTGGGCCATCGCGCACAAATTCCCGGCCATGGAAGAACTCACCGAGTTGCTCGACGTGGAGTTCCAGGTCGGCCGCACCGGCGCCGTGACGCCGGTGGCGCGCTTGAAACCGGTCAAGGTCGCGGGCGTCACCGTGTCCAACGCCACCCTGCACAACATGGATGAAGTCGCGCGCCTGGGCTTGATGATCGGCGATACCGTGATTATCCGCCGTGCCGGGGATGTGATCCCGCAGGTTGTCTCCGTGGTCACCGAGCGCCGCCCGGAACACGCCCGTGCGGTGCAGATTCCCGAAAGCTGCCCGGTGTGCGGTTCCCATGTGGAGCGCACGCAACTGGTCAAGCGCAGCAAGGGCAAGGAAACCGTCAGCGAAGGCGCGGTGTACCGCTGCGTCGGGCGCCTGGCCTGTGGTGCCCAGCTCAAGCAGGCGATTATCCATTTCGTCTCGCGCCGGGCCATGGACATCGACGGGCTCGGTGACAAAACCATCGAGCAACTGGTGGATGAAAAACTCATCGGTTCGCCGGCCGACCTCTACAAACTCAAGTACGAGCAGATCATCGACCTGGAAGGCTTTGCCGATATCTCCAGCAAGAAACTGATCACTGCCATCGAAAACAGCAAGACCCCGACCCTGGCGCGCTTTATCTACGCCCTGGGCATTCCCGACGTGGGCGAAGAGACGGCCAAGGTGCTGGCGCGCTCCCTGGCGTCCCTTGAGCGTGTGCAGAAGGCCTTGCCGGAAGTGTTGACGTACCTGCCGGATGTGGGCCTGGAAGTGGCCCATGAGATCCACAGCTTCTTCGAAGACAGCCACAACCAGGAAGTGATCGGCGCGTTGCTGTCGCCTGATGAATGCGGCCTGCAATTGCAGGATCAGGGTGAGCTGAGCGCCGAGTTCGCCGCCAGTACCACCTTGGGCGGCTTCCTCGACAAGCTGCACGTACCCTCCGTCGGCCCCGGCGCCGCGCAGAAACTTGCGGACAAGTTCGGCAGCCTGGAAGGTGTGATCAAGGCGGACTGGCTCGACATGCGCCAGGCGCTGCCGGAGAAGCAGGCCAAGGCTGTGCGCGACTTCTTTGATAACCCGGACAACGCCAGCCGCGCCGTGGCGATTGAGCAGCAGCTCAAGGACTTCGGCATGCATTGGCAGAGCGAGAAGAAGGTGGTCGAAGGCCTGCCCGAGGCAGGGCATACCTGGGTGCTCACCGGCTCCCTGGAGTTGATGAGCCGCGACGTGGCCAAGGACAAGCTCGAAAGCCTCGGCGCCAAGGTGGCCGGCTCCGTGTCGGCCAAGACCCATTGCGTGGTGGCCGGGCCGGGTGCCGGCTCCAAGTTGGCCAAGGCCAGCGAACTGGGGTTGAAGGTGCTGGACGAAGAGGCCTTTGTCGCCTTCCTTGCCAAACACAACATTTCGGTCTGA